The genomic stretch AACACACTCAAGCAACACACCTTCAACATTCAATACCGCACCAATGGAATACGCTTGATCTTGGTAATAACACACCCGTAAGCGTGCTGGCGTTTCTGCTGCCACCACGGCCACGACCTTGTCCCCTGTCGATACCGTTTTTGCTACCGCAGGCACAGAGCTAAACAGCAACAACATCAGCGTAGCCAAACCACGAATCGCAGTGATACCTGTTACCCAATTTTGACGCATACACTCTCTCCAACTTCTATTAGTACGCTACAATGCGATGAGATAGGCTTTATGGCCTAGAGCACAAGATTCACCCCAAATGGACATCGCGATGAACACACTTTTCGTCACATCACTGGCCCTTTTCTTTTCCACGGTTACCATGGCGGTTCCTCTCGACTACTATCAAATTCTGAATCATCTCGATAACTACGGCAATCTGGATTTGCGTAATAAGCCTTACAGCTCACTTCCAGATGGCCTAACGGTCAAAGGCAATCTCAATATTGGTAGCACCACAATAAAGAACTTGCCGAAAGATCTCTCAATCGAAGGCAGTCTAGAGGCAAGTAACAGTCAACTCGCAATGGTCTATCCAGGCACCTCCATCAAAGGGTACGCCAACCTATTGGGGTCTCAAATTAAAAACTGGCCCGCTGGCATCACGCTTGGGGGATATTTGAATCTCACCGATACGCCGTTAGAAAAGCTGCCATTTGGCTTACGTGTGAAAGGAGACTTGAGTGTCATTCGCACCCCCATCAAAGCTCTGCCTGAGAATCTGGTAGTGGAAGGCAATTTATACATAGGCGGCTCTGCACTGACAGAATTCCCAGACAAAATGACCGTCAAAGGCCATATTTTCCTCGGAGGAAATCGTATCAGCAAGTGGCCAAGTGAACTTGACTTAGGGGGCGCGGTGGCGAGATAAAGCCACGTGCTTTCCCTCTTTGACATCCCGTTGATAGACAAAAGCCAGCAGTGTGAAGTGATGCTGGCTTTTGTTTTAGGCGCTTATGCTACTTGTTATTACAAGGGTTAGCATAACTCGCCACTAAGTACTTCTGCGCGCCTTCAGGCAGCTGCAGAAGCTTCTCTGTAAGCGAAGCTCGCACCGCGTCGGTAATCGAGTCATCTTCCAAACCTGCCGCCAACTTATTGATGGGGAATAGATGGTAATGTTCATGTATCTGACGGTCGATCTCTTCGGCTAATGCTTCTGGTGTAGCAAAGTCATCCACGATGACATCACCAAAGGCCACTTGAACACGCCCTTTGTATCCAACGATGCCCTGAATTATGCTTTCGATGTCTTCAAACTCACCTTTTTCATAACGGCCATTGGTCGCCTTTTCGTACAGCTCTCTCGCTTTTGCGATATCGCAGGGATCGTTCTCATAAGAAATCGACACTGGCACAATTCTCAATGACTTCATGTATTCAGCAAAATCGATTTTCTGCTTGCGCCCTTCGACATGAAACATTTTCAAAATCGCAGGATCGGTGAAATCATTACCATCCTTCGCTCGGCCCTCTTTTTGTGCAATCCAAATGGAATTGCCCGTATCAAGGGAATGCTTGATATAAGACGACAACTGACCCAGCACTTTCATCATTTCGCGTGGCGCTTTGACGGAACGTTTGACAATAAAACTCTTGTTCAGCTTCATCAGCTCAGTGGCACAAGGCTTTTTCAGTAGGTTGTCACCAATCGCAATGCGCACCGTTTTATGGCCATGCTTAAACAAACCATAGTTCACCAAAGCAGGGTCCATCGCAATGTCACGGTGGTTGCAGATAAACAAATAGGCGCTGTCTTTATCCAGCTTTTCTAACCCGGTGTAATTCACGCCATCAGTGGTTGTCTTCAGCGTCTGTTCTAGATACTTCTTTACAACTAACTGTATTGCTTCAACGGAATCAAGCTTGTTCCATTTTCTTTTCAGATAGAACTTCAGAAATGGCGCCACTAAACCTCTAAACCAAGACGAACTATTGGCATAGCGGTGCTGCAAAATAGCGCTAATGAATTCATCATCTTGCACTAAACGGTCGAGTGCTGCAGAAATCTCTTCGTCGTTATAAGGACGAATTTCTAAATATGGGTCAATGTTGTCTGTCATTATTCTTGTCGTATTAAAAAAAACTGGCACATTCTACGCATTGTTGGCAACGCTCGCAGCTACCTTAGCCGTTGTTTCTCTAAGGTCATACCAGTCAACTCACAAATATGACAAATAGTGCCTTAGTTCGTTCCCTGTTTTTTGAGGTTGGCATTTCTCACGCTAAAAGGTAACCTTAGCGCCCCATGATTTGAGGTACCCAACATGAACTACGCCATTGAATTTAAACGTGAGTCTTTCAGCCATTTAACTGCGATGGCAAGAAAGCGTTCATTGAAGCACAAGTGGTTGCTTGTACGTTCAGGATTGGCGCTCATTAAAATGGGAAAACAAGAGTTTTGCCTGCAACCGAACCAGTCATTTTGGATTCCACAAAACAGCTTGTGTTCCATCTCTCTGTTTCCGGGTACACAGCTCGATACTCTGGATATTTCTGTAAGAGTTCGAGAAACGTTTCCGTACAGCGCTGGATACGTCACGCTCTCGGCTTTATCTTCAGCAATTTTTAACAAACTGGCTGAGATTGCTCCTCGCTCAGAAGAACAACTTGAACTGCTCGCGGTACTCAAACGTGAAGCGACACAAATCCGTCCTCTGTTCGAAGCATCTAAACTGTGTAAACAGTTGAGTCGTTGGTCCCCTCAGTCACATGAGCTTGATAAAGAGTGGCATATGGCACTACTGGTTCGCGAGGCACAAAAGCGCATGCTTTCCGGTGGAAAAAAAGAACAAGTGGTCAGCGAACTGTTTAGCGGCGATGAACAACAATGCAACGTGATCTGCAAGATGTTATTAGGCAAGACGTTGTAAAAGAAGTGGAACGCTCCTCTGCGAGGAAAACCACCGCCACACTCAATCTCAATAAAAACGCCAGCAGTTTGCTGGCGTTTTTATTGAGATTCTTACAAAGAGCTTCTGTTGTTGAGATTAGAAAGGCACTTCTATTTGCATCATCACGTCGGCTTCAGAAGTTTCATGCCAGCGATAATCAAAGCGCATTCTCGGTTCACCGGATTTTTTATCGCCCAAGCCAATGCTGAACATTAAACCATGACTTCGTAGCCACTCTTCGGTTGTCATACTCGCCACTTGGTTTTCATACTCTTCCGGCAACCAGAAACCCAGACCAAAATGCTTATCAGAGAGGTTTTGCGTCAAGACCGGGTTATCTTTTGGCTTTAACGCCCATTCACCCCAGTAATCTTCTTGTGTTTCTTGCTTGTCATCATTAAGCCAAACCATCGCATTGTTTTTCAAGAAATTGATTTTATCTTCGAGTGACGTGCAAATTTCCATGGCACTGTCTTGCAGCATAATTGAACGCTCTTCCAGCAATGCACAAGACGCTGCTGCTTGCTTGGCAAACAACATCGATACAATGCAACATAGGAACGTTCTTTTTAGCATACTCATCAGACCTCTCTAAACTACGGAATTGTCTTATATAACTGCCGTTCTATCAATAATTTTCTTACGGATGGTGTGGTTAATTCCGCCAAATCGTCCCCACAATCGATCGCATGACGTATATCTGTACTTCTAATCTGCACTTTTTCCGGACAAGCCATAACCGCCCATTTCTGAGTGATCTCTTCCGCTTGATAAAAATTGGCGAACTTGAAAAAGTTATCAGGGCCAATCACAAAGGTTATATCGGCCTCGGGGTAGATTTCTTGAATTCGTGTTAGCAAGGCGTACGTCGTGACACTTTCACCTGGCTGGTATAACTCTTGCTCAATGTTGGAACGCTTCGCTGTCGACAGCGTGAGATCTTGGATAAATGCGTCCAGAAGCTCACAACGAACTGCGTAGTCAAGCATCTCTTTGCCCCATGCATGTGCAATGGAAGGTTCAAGAAGAACCAAATCAAAGTGGGAAAGTGATTCAATCACACTCAGGTGACCAAGGCTAGGAGGATTAAAAGCACTGCCAAAGACGGCGATTTTCAACATAAACGGTATTTACTCGGGTTAGAGAGTTTTCTAATAAAACGAATCGGGTATGATACTACCAGTCATAGTTATTTTGTAATACTAGCCTTGATATTTGTGCCTTTGTCGCCACTTAGGCTAGTTTAGCTTGCAGGAAAAGGAACCCTAAATGGAACAACTCATCCGCGATGAAATGCGTGTGCTTCCAGCCATTGATCCGCATTTCGAAATTGAGCGTCGTGTCGCTTTCATCAAAAAGAAGCTGGTTGAATCTGGTTGTAAATCGCTTGTCCTTGGTATCAGCGGTGGCGTCGATTCAACCACTTGTGGCCGTCTCGCTCAGGTTGCTGTGGATCAACTCAACCAAGAATCAAACAGCAATGACTATCAGTTTGTCGCAGTGCGTTTGCCCTATGGCGAACAAAAAGACGAAGACGAAGCGCAACTTGCTCTATCGTTTATCCAACCAACGCATTCTGTTTCCGTCAACATTAAAGCCGGTGTCGATGGCTTACATGCAGCTTCTCATGTTGCGTTAGAGGGGACTGGTCTTATCCCACAAGACGCAGCCAAAGTCGACTTCGTTAAAGGTAACGTCAAAGCACGCGCTCGCATGGTGGCTCAGTATGAAATTGCTGGTTATGTGGGTGGCCTGGTACTCGGTACCGACCATTCTGCAGAAAACATCACGGGTTTTTACACTAAGTTCGGTGACGGGGCTTGTGACTTAGCTCCACTGTTTGGTTTGAGTAAACGTCAGGTTCGTCTTGTCGCAGAAACACTTGGAGCACCGGAACTTTTGGTTAAAAAGGTACCAACGGCAGACCTAGAAGAGCTGGCACCACAAAAAGCCGATGAAGATGCGCTTAATCTGACCTACGAACAGATTGATGATTTCTTGGAAGGCAAACCCGTCTCTGAAGCCGTCAGTGCACGTCTAGTGAGTATTTACAAAGCCACGCAACACAAACGCCAACCTATTCCTACTATCTACGATTAATCGAGTTTAGGATTGACCAAGCTCAATGAGAAATGAGCTCTGAAATCGAGATAAAACAATGACCTCGCTTTAAGCGAGGTCATTGTTTCTGACTTACTTAATCTAAGCGTCGCTACAGAGATTGAAAACGAACATCCGTTAGAGGCACGCAACAACATGCTAGCGCTTTGCCCTCGCGTTTCTCTTGCTCAGTCAACGCAGGAACCTCAGGCTGATGCACTTGCCCACTGATGACGTTCACCTTGCACGCCCCACAAAAACCGGCTCGACAGCTATGCGCGATCGTCAAACCATGATTTTCAACGTGTTCCAGTAAGGTTTGCTGATTATCAGCCGTAAACGTCTCACCATTAAATTCCAGCTCAACCGTTTTGCGCTCACTGTTAGGCGACGTCGAAACACCAAACGCTTCTTGATGATAATGGCTTTCAGGCAGCCCTTTTTTCAGCAATAGATTCTTCGCTTTTTGCATAAAGCCATCGGGGCCGCACACAAAAACCTGACGAGATTCCACCTCCTTGATCTGTTTAAGATGCGATAAACTCAAGCGCCCTTTGAGACCAAACCAATCGATCGGTGCTTGAGTGAGCGAGATTTTAACCGTGAGCCCAGGATAGCGTGATTTCAGCGCATCAAGCTCCTCTTTACAGGGGATATCTTCAACGGAACGACATTGGTGATAGAACACCACATCCTCAACAAGATCATGATCCGCAAGATAGCGTAACATCGACAACATTGGCGTTACGCCGCTACCCGCGGAGAGCAGCAGCAAAGGTTGATGTTTGTTCTCTTGAATATGGAACTGCCCTTGTGGGGATTGTGCAAACAGCTCATCACCTACCTCAAGATGATCAATCAGCCAATTTGACACTCGTCCACCGTCAATACGTTTGACGGAAATGGCGTACCTTCCTGGCCGAGAAGGGCTCGACGATAAGGTATAACGACGTGAGACGGTATCACCATCAACGGTGATTTCTACTGGCAAATGCTGCCCTGGCAAATACGCAGGTAGCTGCCCGTGTTCTGGTTCGAGCCAAAACGTGACGAAATCCCGTGCAATGGTCTCTTTTTCGACGCAGGCAAGGCGAATGTCGTGACAAGCACTGTCCGGATAGACTTCTTTCCCTTTCACTTCCAACACCTCAACTCGGTCTCCCACTTGGATCATCCCTTCGTTCAGTGCCACTAAATTTTGTCCGAAAAAGACGCCACCTTGCTCATTGGCGCGAAACGTCAATAGGGTGTTCAGTGGTTCTTTATTGGCGCGAAACTGCCCTTTCTCTACATCGACCGTGGTGAGAATACAGCGCTCACAGGGCTTCACCGCTTCAAATATCACCTCACCAATGCGAATTTTTTTCCATCCATCTTCGGCAAATGCTTCGCAGTTGCTCACCACTAGGTTGGTGCGAAACTGATCCATCGAATGCGTTTCCGGGCTGCGTCGATTGAGTTCTTTTAGTGACGCATCGCTAATGACTAACAGTGGGTAACCATCCGCAAAACTGACATTGTGTCCGAGCTTCTCACGGACTCGATTCGATTGCTCCCCAGAGAACAGCAGCTCAACGCGGATCCCCAGGATATCGCTAAACCAATCGTCCGCTTCATCAGTAGTGGTGTAAGCGGTGAAATTGTCTTTCCACACTTGCGCCGGTGTTTCTTGTCGCTTGAAGTCTTGATACTTCAGCATCAGGGCGGGTTTGTCTGGGTACGTAAAAACAATCCCATCAGCAACCAAAGCGGAGCGTATCGTCACCATTTGAGGATATTTACGCGCAGTGACCATGTCACCTAGCGCGGTCGCGACCATAAATCGGCGATCGAAAGCAAGCCCTTGTTTTTCTACCCAAGCGGACGTTAAAGCGATTCCTCCAACGGATTTCACTGGATAAACATTAATCTGTTGTAATGTGGCTGACGACATGAACGCTTCCTTGATGATTATTATTAGTGATTTGCCATGATAGTCGTTTGAAAGCACAGAGAAAACCTGAACCTCACTATTCTCACCATTTCTCAGATAGCAACAAAACTGAGCCTTTAAGAGCAAAAATACAGCGCCTCGAGAGCGAAGCGGAAAAAGCAAGTGAAATAGACAGCACTTTCCTATATCATCCTGTCGCCTAAACGGAAGCGTTTGCTTTCTCTTGTTTAGGCTCCTTTTGGATTTTTTTTCTATGGTGGGAGCAACAATGACAACACTTACTATTACTCGTCCTGATGATTGGCACGTACACTTGCGCGATGGCGAAGTTTTGGCAGATACCGTTCGCGATATCAGCCGTTACAATGGCCGCGCACTCATCATGCCAAACACTGTCCCACCCGTCACCACGACTGAAATGGCGCTTGCCTACCGCGATCGCATTCAAGCACATAACCAAACGGAACAATTTTCTCCGCTTATGTCACTGTATTTGACTGACAACACCACAGCGGATGAAGTACGCAAAGCCAAGGCCAGTGGTGCTGTAGTCGCAGCAAAACTGTACCCAGCGGGTGCAACAACTAACTCCGACTCTGGCGTGACGGATGTGAAGAAAATTTATCCTGTCCTTCAAGCCATGCAAGAAGTGGGCATGTTGTTGCTGGTACACGGAGAAGTGACCACGCACGATGTGGACATCTTTGATCGCGAGAAAACCTTTTTAGACAATGTTTTGACGCCGATTGTTCAAGACTTCCCTGATTTGAAAATTGTCCTCGAACACATCACCACCTCAGATGCGGTTGTGTTTGTGAAAAATGCCAATGAAAACGTTGCAGCAACCATTACCGCTCATCACCTGTTGTACAACCGCAATCACATGTTAGTGGGCGGCATCAAGCCCCACTTCTACTGCTTGCCAATTCTTAAGCGCAACACCCACCAGCTTGCGTTGATCTCTGCTGCGACGAGTGGCAACAAGAAGTTCTTTTTGGGCACAGACTCTGCGCCACACGCCAAAGGCGCAAAAGAATCCGCTTGTGGTTGCGCGGGCTCTTACACGGCTCACGCCGCTGTGGAACTGTATGCAGAAGTGTTTGAGCAAGCGGGCAAGTTGGAAAATCTCGAAGCGTTTGCCAGCCATAACGGCCCAGATTTTTACGGCTTGCCTCGTAACCAAGACACGATCACGTTGGTAAAAGACGCATGGCCTGTTCCTGCTTCAATGCCATTTGGTGGTGATATTGTGGTGCCAATTCGCGCTGGTGAAAGCATGGAGTGGAAGGTTAAGTAACCCTAAATCGCCTTGTTGTGAAAGCAAATAACAAAATGCCGCTGAAAACAGCGGCATTTTTTCTAAGTTTTGCCATTCGTCATCTAAGCTAAATGGAGACTTATGATAGTTAATTGATAAATGGCCGCTTATGGAATTGGACCTGGACATTAAAACCTTGTCTATTGTCACGGTACTGATCTGTGTCACATACGGATTCGGTATTTTGATGCTGCAATCGATCCAGAAAAATGTTCATGGCCTGGTAACCTTAGCCGCTGCGGTTTTCGCTATTGCCATCGGTTTTTTTACCTTGAGTTTTGGTAACAGTACCTCACTTTGGTTATCTAAAGTATTCGCCAATAGCACGATTTGCTTAGGGTTCACCCTGATAGTCTATAGCTTACAGCGCTTTCGTTCCGCTCCTCCGCTCGCCTCACATATTGCCTTTTTCTTTCTGCCAGTACTGGTCGTCTCACTGGTCTACTTTTCTCAGATAACCGTTTCCACCAATGTACGGATCATCGCGGTAAGTCTGTATATCGCGCTT from Vibrio vulnificus NBRC 15645 = ATCC 27562 encodes the following:
- a CDS encoding DUF1496 domain-containing protein, which produces MRQNWVTGITAIRGLATLMLLLFSSVPAVAKTVSTGDKVVAVVAAETPARLRVCYYQDQAYSIGAVLNVEGVLLECVAEKSFETNGALKWQQIKIKDEPKS
- a CDS encoding nicotinate-nicotinamide nucleotide adenylyltransferase, with the protein product MLKIAVFGSAFNPPSLGHLSVIESLSHFDLVLLEPSIAHAWGKEMLDYAVRCELLDAFIQDLTLSTAKRSNIEQELYQPGESVTTYALLTRIQEIYPEADITFVIGPDNFFKFANFYQAEEITQKWAVMACPEKVQIRSTDIRHAIDCGDDLAELTTPSVRKLLIERQLYKTIP
- the nadE gene encoding ammonia-dependent NAD(+) synthetase; the protein is MEQLIRDEMRVLPAIDPHFEIERRVAFIKKKLVESGCKSLVLGISGGVDSTTCGRLAQVAVDQLNQESNSNDYQFVAVRLPYGEQKDEDEAQLALSFIQPTHSVSVNIKAGVDGLHAASHVALEGTGLIPQDAAKVDFVKGNVKARARMVAQYEIAGYVGGLVLGTDHSAENITGFYTKFGDGACDLAPLFGLSKRQVRLVAETLGAPELLVKKVPTADLEELAPQKADEDALNLTYEQIDDFLEGKPVSEAVSARLVSIYKATQHKRQPIPTIYD
- the pyrC gene encoding dihydroorotase, with the translated sequence MTTLTITRPDDWHVHLRDGEVLADTVRDISRYNGRALIMPNTVPPVTTTEMALAYRDRIQAHNQTEQFSPLMSLYLTDNTTADEVRKAKASGAVVAAKLYPAGATTNSDSGVTDVKKIYPVLQAMQEVGMLLLVHGEVTTHDVDIFDREKTFLDNVLTPIVQDFPDLKIVLEHITTSDAVVFVKNANENVAATITAHHLLYNRNHMLVGGIKPHFYCLPILKRNTHQLALISAATSGNKKFFLGTDSAPHAKGAKESACGCAGSYTAHAAVELYAEVFEQAGKLENLEAFASHNGPDFYGLPRNQDTITLVKDAWPVPASMPFGGDIVVPIRAGESMEWKVK
- a CDS encoding 1-acyl-sn-glycerol-3-phosphate acyltransferase produces the protein MTDNIDPYLEIRPYNDEEISAALDRLVQDDEFISAILQHRYANSSSWFRGLVAPFLKFYLKRKWNKLDSVEAIQLVVKKYLEQTLKTTTDGVNYTGLEKLDKDSAYLFICNHRDIAMDPALVNYGLFKHGHKTVRIAIGDNLLKKPCATELMKLNKSFIVKRSVKAPREMMKVLGQLSSYIKHSLDTGNSIWIAQKEGRAKDGNDFTDPAILKMFHVEGRKQKIDFAEYMKSLRIVPVSISYENDPCDIAKARELYEKATNGRYEKGEFEDIESIIQGIVGYKGRVQVAFGDVIVDDFATPEALAEEIDRQIHEHYHLFPINKLAAGLEDDSITDAVRASLTEKLLQLPEGAQKYLVASYANPCNNK
- a CDS encoding hybrid-cluster NAD(P)-dependent oxidoreductase, translated to MSSATLQQINVYPVKSVGGIALTSAWVEKQGLAFDRRFMVATALGDMVTARKYPQMVTIRSALVADGIVFTYPDKPALMLKYQDFKRQETPAQVWKDNFTAYTTTDEADDWFSDILGIRVELLFSGEQSNRVREKLGHNVSFADGYPLLVISDASLKELNRRSPETHSMDQFRTNLVVSNCEAFAEDGWKKIRIGEVIFEAVKPCERCILTTVDVEKGQFRANKEPLNTLLTFRANEQGGVFFGQNLVALNEGMIQVGDRVEVLEVKGKEVYPDSACHDIRLACVEKETIARDFVTFWLEPEHGQLPAYLPGQHLPVEITVDGDTVSRRYTLSSSPSRPGRYAISVKRIDGGRVSNWLIDHLEVGDELFAQSPQGQFHIQENKHQPLLLLSAGSGVTPMLSMLRYLADHDLVEDVVFYHQCRSVEDIPCKEELDALKSRYPGLTVKISLTQAPIDWFGLKGRLSLSHLKQIKEVESRQVFVCGPDGFMQKAKNLLLKKGLPESHYHQEAFGVSTSPNSERKTVELEFNGETFTADNQQTLLEHVENHGLTIAHSCRAGFCGACKVNVISGQVHQPEVPALTEQEKREGKALACCCVPLTDVRFQSL